One Epinephelus lanceolatus isolate andai-2023 chromosome 10, ASM4190304v1, whole genome shotgun sequence genomic region harbors:
- the hdac9b gene encoding histone deacetylase 9-B isoform X3 yields the protein MLGSGSDPGLWERQLQQELLLIQKQQQIQKQLLISEFQKQHEKLTRQHQAQLQEHLKLQHELQAMKQQQELAEKERRLEQQQQQNQQEKEQERHRREQHVSSLILRGKERSRESAVASTEVKQKLQEFLLSKSAKDPTSNGVNHSFIHHPKLWYTSSHHTSLDQSSPPLGGTSPTCQYTLPSPVESKDDFPLRKTASEPNLKVRSRLKQKVAERRSSPMLKRRDGNIMTPYKKRALELMDSTPTNSAPGSGPSSPIGASSALGAENGPSSLPTTTKTERWPSQPRLFRPEGSVSMLSLYTSPSLPNISLGLSTASSPISAAIGLKDRSTEIKHGLPGHLLGPVPLQTGLESKVSPSHQALLQHLLQKEQMRQQKMLSSGQGTISSHPQSPLAMKDRPSSSRPKLPKHRPLNRTQSAPLPQNTLAQLVIQQQHQHFLEKQKQYQQQIHINKLLSKSIEQLRQPNAHLQESEEEQEEQQHRELTESMQEDRLPPGGVIRKHTLSSSSSSGSSGELPDAHYGVIKVKEEPVDSEDEGLTNQGLEAEQSTYLHQVKGRLVIRAMI from the exons ATGCTGGGGTCAGGCTCGGACCCGGGACTgtgggagaggcagctgcagcaggagctgCTCCTCAttcagaagcagcagcagatccAGAAGCAGCTACTAATCAGCGAGTTCCAGAAGCAGCATGAGAAGTTGACCCGTCAGCACCAGGCTCAGCTCCAGGAGCACCTCAAG CTCCAGCACGAGCTCCAGGccatgaaacagcagcaggaacTTGCAGAGAAGGAGCGTCGTCtagagcaacagcagcagcagaaccagCAGGAGAAGGAGCAGGAGAGGCATCGGCGAGAGCAGCATGTTTCCAGCCTGATCCTCAGGGGCAAGGAGCGCTCCCGGGAGA GTGCAGTGGCAAGTACCGAGGTCAAGCAGAAACTCCAAGAGTTTCTGTTGAGCAAATCCGCAAAGGACCCCACCAGCAATGGAGTCAATCATTCTTTCATCCACCACCCAAAACTCTGGTACAC GTCCTCTCACCACACATCACTGGACCAAAGCTCTCCACCTCTGGGCGGCACTTCCCCCACCTGCCAGTACACTCTGCCATCACCCGTAGAGAGCAAGGACGACTTCCCCTTGAGGAAGACAG CCTCTGAGCCCAACCTGAAGGTACGATCCAGACTGAAGCAGAAGGTAGCGGAAAGGAGGAGCAGCCCGATGCTAAAGAGAAGAGATGGAAACATCATGACTCCTTACAAGAAGAGGGCTCTGGAACTAATGG ACTCTACGCCCACTAACAGTGCCCCCGGCTCCGGCCCCAGCTCTCCCATAGGGGCCTCCAGTGCCTTGGGGGCTGAAAATGGGCCCTCCTCTCTGCCTACTACCACAAAAACTGAG AGATGGCCTTCCCAGCCCAGATTGTTCCGACCTGAGGGCTCTGTGTCGATGCTGAGCTTATACACATCTCCCTCCTTACCCAACATCTCCTTGGGGCTTTCCACTGCATCCTCGCCCATTAGT GCTGCCATTGGGTTGAAGGACAGATCGACAGAAATCAAGCATGGGCTGCCCGGTCACCTGCTGGGCCCCGTGCCCCTTCAGACAGGCCTTGAGTCTAAAGTGAGCCCCAGTCACCAGGCCCTCCTCCAACACCTCCTCCAGAAGGAGCAGATGAGGCAGCAGAAGATGCTTTCCTCTG gCCAAGGCACCATTTCCTCCCACCCTCAGTCCCCTCTGGCCATGAAGGATCGCCCCTCCAGCAGTCGGCCTAAACTACCAAAACACCGGCCCTTGAACCGGACCCAGTCTGCACCACTGCCTCAGAACACACTGGCCCAGCTTGTCATCCAGCAGCAACACCAGCACTTCCtggagaaacagaaacagtaCCAGCAGCAGATCCATATAAATAAG CTGCTATCCAAGTCCATTGAGCAGTTACGTCAGCCCAATGCACACCTGCAGGAGTCGgaggaagagcaggaggagcagcagcacagagagctAACAGAGAGCATGCAGGAGGACAGGCTGCCCCCTGGAGGAGTCATCCGGAAGCACacgctgagcagcagcagcagcagtggctcaAGTGGCGAGCTCCCCGACGCTCACTACGGGGTCATCAAGGTCAAGGAGGAGCCGGTTGACAGTGAGGATGAGGGTCTGACCAATCAGGGCTTAGAGGCAGAGCAGAGCACCTATCTTCACCAGGTCAAAGGACGGCTGGTGATAAGGGCCATGATCTGA
- the hdac9b gene encoding histone deacetylase 9-B isoform X1, with protein sequence MLQTIYEGESSFSTTEGRVGHQQPLNQSKMHNVNNSVDIKSDVPLAVEPLSPLDLRTDLRMLGSGSDPGLWERQLQQELLLIQKQQQIQKQLLISEFQKQHEKLTRQHQAQLQEHLKLQHELQAMKQQQELAEKERRLEQQQQQNQQEKEQERHRREQHVSSLILRGKERSRESAVASTEVKQKLQEFLLSKSAKDPTSNGVNHSFIHHPKLWYTSSHHTSLDQSSPPLGGTSPTCQYTLPSPVESKDDFPLRKTASEPNLKVRSRLKQKVAERRSSPMLKRRDGNIMTPYKKRALELMDSTPTNSAPGSGPSSPIGASSALGAENGPSSLPTTTKTERWPSQPRLFRPEGSVSMLSLYTSPSLPNISLGLSTASSPISAAIGLKDRSTEIKHGLPGHLLGPVPLQTGLESKVSPSHQALLQHLLQKEQMRQQKMLSSGQGTISSHPQSPLAMKDRPSSSRPKLPKHRPLNRTQSAPLPQNTLAQLVIQQQHQHFLEKQKQYQQQIHINKLLSKSIEQLRQPNAHLQESEEEQEEQQHRELTESMQEDRLPPGGVIRKHTLSSSSSSGSSGELPDAHYGVIKVKEEPVDSEDEGLTNQGLEAEQSTYLHQVKGRLVIRAMI encoded by the exons ATGCTGCAGACGATTTACGAGGGCGAGTCAAGTTTCTCCACAACAGAAGGGCGCGTTGGACACCAGCAGCCCCTCAACCAGAGCAAGATGCACAACGTGAACAACTCAG TAGACATTAAGTCAGACGTGCCATTGGCTGTGGAACCCTTATCTCCGTTGGACCTGCGTACAGATCTGAGGATGCTGGGGTCAGGCTCGGACCCGGGACTgtgggagaggcagctgcagcaggagctgCTCCTCAttcagaagcagcagcagatccAGAAGCAGCTACTAATCAGCGAGTTCCAGAAGCAGCATGAGAAGTTGACCCGTCAGCACCAGGCTCAGCTCCAGGAGCACCTCAAG CTCCAGCACGAGCTCCAGGccatgaaacagcagcaggaacTTGCAGAGAAGGAGCGTCGTCtagagcaacagcagcagcagaaccagCAGGAGAAGGAGCAGGAGAGGCATCGGCGAGAGCAGCATGTTTCCAGCCTGATCCTCAGGGGCAAGGAGCGCTCCCGGGAGA GTGCAGTGGCAAGTACCGAGGTCAAGCAGAAACTCCAAGAGTTTCTGTTGAGCAAATCCGCAAAGGACCCCACCAGCAATGGAGTCAATCATTCTTTCATCCACCACCCAAAACTCTGGTACAC GTCCTCTCACCACACATCACTGGACCAAAGCTCTCCACCTCTGGGCGGCACTTCCCCCACCTGCCAGTACACTCTGCCATCACCCGTAGAGAGCAAGGACGACTTCCCCTTGAGGAAGACAG CCTCTGAGCCCAACCTGAAGGTACGATCCAGACTGAAGCAGAAGGTAGCGGAAAGGAGGAGCAGCCCGATGCTAAAGAGAAGAGATGGAAACATCATGACTCCTTACAAGAAGAGGGCTCTGGAACTAATGG ACTCTACGCCCACTAACAGTGCCCCCGGCTCCGGCCCCAGCTCTCCCATAGGGGCCTCCAGTGCCTTGGGGGCTGAAAATGGGCCCTCCTCTCTGCCTACTACCACAAAAACTGAG AGATGGCCTTCCCAGCCCAGATTGTTCCGACCTGAGGGCTCTGTGTCGATGCTGAGCTTATACACATCTCCCTCCTTACCCAACATCTCCTTGGGGCTTTCCACTGCATCCTCGCCCATTAGT GCTGCCATTGGGTTGAAGGACAGATCGACAGAAATCAAGCATGGGCTGCCCGGTCACCTGCTGGGCCCCGTGCCCCTTCAGACAGGCCTTGAGTCTAAAGTGAGCCCCAGTCACCAGGCCCTCCTCCAACACCTCCTCCAGAAGGAGCAGATGAGGCAGCAGAAGATGCTTTCCTCTG gCCAAGGCACCATTTCCTCCCACCCTCAGTCCCCTCTGGCCATGAAGGATCGCCCCTCCAGCAGTCGGCCTAAACTACCAAAACACCGGCCCTTGAACCGGACCCAGTCTGCACCACTGCCTCAGAACACACTGGCCCAGCTTGTCATCCAGCAGCAACACCAGCACTTCCtggagaaacagaaacagtaCCAGCAGCAGATCCATATAAATAAG CTGCTATCCAAGTCCATTGAGCAGTTACGTCAGCCCAATGCACACCTGCAGGAGTCGgaggaagagcaggaggagcagcagcacagagagctAACAGAGAGCATGCAGGAGGACAGGCTGCCCCCTGGAGGAGTCATCCGGAAGCACacgctgagcagcagcagcagcagtggctcaAGTGGCGAGCTCCCCGACGCTCACTACGGGGTCATCAAGGTCAAGGAGGAGCCGGTTGACAGTGAGGATGAGGGTCTGACCAATCAGGGCTTAGAGGCAGAGCAGAGCACCTATCTTCACCAGGTCAAAGGACGGCTGGTGATAAGGGCCATGATCTGA
- the hdac9b gene encoding histone deacetylase 9-B isoform X2, translating to MLQTIYEGESSFSTTEGRVGHQQPLNQSKMHNVNNSDIKSDVPLAVEPLSPLDLRTDLRMLGSGSDPGLWERQLQQELLLIQKQQQIQKQLLISEFQKQHEKLTRQHQAQLQEHLKLQHELQAMKQQQELAEKERRLEQQQQQNQQEKEQERHRREQHVSSLILRGKERSRESAVASTEVKQKLQEFLLSKSAKDPTSNGVNHSFIHHPKLWYTSSHHTSLDQSSPPLGGTSPTCQYTLPSPVESKDDFPLRKTASEPNLKVRSRLKQKVAERRSSPMLKRRDGNIMTPYKKRALELMDSTPTNSAPGSGPSSPIGASSALGAENGPSSLPTTTKTERWPSQPRLFRPEGSVSMLSLYTSPSLPNISLGLSTASSPISAAIGLKDRSTEIKHGLPGHLLGPVPLQTGLESKVSPSHQALLQHLLQKEQMRQQKMLSSGQGTISSHPQSPLAMKDRPSSSRPKLPKHRPLNRTQSAPLPQNTLAQLVIQQQHQHFLEKQKQYQQQIHINKLLSKSIEQLRQPNAHLQESEEEQEEQQHRELTESMQEDRLPPGGVIRKHTLSSSSSSGSSGELPDAHYGVIKVKEEPVDSEDEGLTNQGLEAEQSTYLHQVKGRLVIRAMI from the exons ATGCTGCAGACGATTTACGAGGGCGAGTCAAGTTTCTCCACAACAGAAGGGCGCGTTGGACACCAGCAGCCCCTCAACCAGAGCAAGATGCACAACGTGAACAACTCAG ACATTAAGTCAGACGTGCCATTGGCTGTGGAACCCTTATCTCCGTTGGACCTGCGTACAGATCTGAGGATGCTGGGGTCAGGCTCGGACCCGGGACTgtgggagaggcagctgcagcaggagctgCTCCTCAttcagaagcagcagcagatccAGAAGCAGCTACTAATCAGCGAGTTCCAGAAGCAGCATGAGAAGTTGACCCGTCAGCACCAGGCTCAGCTCCAGGAGCACCTCAAG CTCCAGCACGAGCTCCAGGccatgaaacagcagcaggaacTTGCAGAGAAGGAGCGTCGTCtagagcaacagcagcagcagaaccagCAGGAGAAGGAGCAGGAGAGGCATCGGCGAGAGCAGCATGTTTCCAGCCTGATCCTCAGGGGCAAGGAGCGCTCCCGGGAGA GTGCAGTGGCAAGTACCGAGGTCAAGCAGAAACTCCAAGAGTTTCTGTTGAGCAAATCCGCAAAGGACCCCACCAGCAATGGAGTCAATCATTCTTTCATCCACCACCCAAAACTCTGGTACAC GTCCTCTCACCACACATCACTGGACCAAAGCTCTCCACCTCTGGGCGGCACTTCCCCCACCTGCCAGTACACTCTGCCATCACCCGTAGAGAGCAAGGACGACTTCCCCTTGAGGAAGACAG CCTCTGAGCCCAACCTGAAGGTACGATCCAGACTGAAGCAGAAGGTAGCGGAAAGGAGGAGCAGCCCGATGCTAAAGAGAAGAGATGGAAACATCATGACTCCTTACAAGAAGAGGGCTCTGGAACTAATGG ACTCTACGCCCACTAACAGTGCCCCCGGCTCCGGCCCCAGCTCTCCCATAGGGGCCTCCAGTGCCTTGGGGGCTGAAAATGGGCCCTCCTCTCTGCCTACTACCACAAAAACTGAG AGATGGCCTTCCCAGCCCAGATTGTTCCGACCTGAGGGCTCTGTGTCGATGCTGAGCTTATACACATCTCCCTCCTTACCCAACATCTCCTTGGGGCTTTCCACTGCATCCTCGCCCATTAGT GCTGCCATTGGGTTGAAGGACAGATCGACAGAAATCAAGCATGGGCTGCCCGGTCACCTGCTGGGCCCCGTGCCCCTTCAGACAGGCCTTGAGTCTAAAGTGAGCCCCAGTCACCAGGCCCTCCTCCAACACCTCCTCCAGAAGGAGCAGATGAGGCAGCAGAAGATGCTTTCCTCTG gCCAAGGCACCATTTCCTCCCACCCTCAGTCCCCTCTGGCCATGAAGGATCGCCCCTCCAGCAGTCGGCCTAAACTACCAAAACACCGGCCCTTGAACCGGACCCAGTCTGCACCACTGCCTCAGAACACACTGGCCCAGCTTGTCATCCAGCAGCAACACCAGCACTTCCtggagaaacagaaacagtaCCAGCAGCAGATCCATATAAATAAG CTGCTATCCAAGTCCATTGAGCAGTTACGTCAGCCCAATGCACACCTGCAGGAGTCGgaggaagagcaggaggagcagcagcacagagagctAACAGAGAGCATGCAGGAGGACAGGCTGCCCCCTGGAGGAGTCATCCGGAAGCACacgctgagcagcagcagcagcagtggctcaAGTGGCGAGCTCCCCGACGCTCACTACGGGGTCATCAAGGTCAAGGAGGAGCCGGTTGACAGTGAGGATGAGGGTCTGACCAATCAGGGCTTAGAGGCAGAGCAGAGCACCTATCTTCACCAGGTCAAAGGACGGCTGGTGATAAGGGCCATGATCTGA